The Paenibacillus sophorae genome has a segment encoding these proteins:
- a CDS encoding glycosyltransferase family 2 protein, with the protein MPRISVIMPVYNNVIYLQQAINTILLQTLNDLELIIIDDGSTDGSAGIIHEIKDTRVKKIFHTENMGIVTSLNQGLDLAQGEYIARMDSDDAAALNRLEVQAYFMDQNPTIDICGTGYTTNYLGPVRLNPMHHEEIKVWLLFNCCILHPSVMMRRSSIDRLGIRYDYNYPHAEDYELWNRLSSSAQFANLPHNLMYYRTHEGQISNKHRVIQDNSARRIRQRQLSQLGIQLSDEEYALMVKLAEFRVNSEDFEDYRTAAGFANWLVDQNRQYHVFDQDLLRMALSRCISRVPY; encoded by the coding sequence GTGCCAAGAATATCTGTAATCATGCCGGTCTACAATAATGTAATCTATTTACAGCAAGCAATTAACACAATCTTGTTGCAAACGTTAAACGACCTAGAGTTGATAATAATTGATGACGGATCAACCGACGGATCAGCGGGAATCATACATGAAATAAAAGACACTAGAGTAAAAAAGATATTTCATACTGAGAATATGGGTATTGTCACTTCGCTGAATCAAGGACTCGATCTGGCCCAAGGTGAGTACATCGCCCGTATGGACAGCGATGACGCTGCAGCACTAAACCGCTTGGAAGTGCAGGCATATTTTATGGACCAGAATCCCACCATAGATATTTGCGGAACAGGATATACAACGAACTATCTCGGGCCTGTCAGGTTAAATCCTATGCATCACGAAGAAATTAAGGTCTGGCTGTTATTTAACTGCTGCATTCTACACCCTTCCGTTATGATGCGCCGAAGTTCGATAGATCGTCTCGGGATTCGTTATGATTATAATTACCCTCATGCAGAGGATTACGAACTGTGGAACAGGCTATCCTCAAGCGCGCAATTCGCGAATCTCCCTCACAATTTAATGTATTACCGGACTCATGAAGGACAAATATCTAATAAACACCGAGTAATACAAGATAATTCTGCACGAAGAATCCGTCAGAGACAACTTTCTCAACTAGGCATTCAATTATCGGATGAGGAATACGCACTAATGGTTAAATTAGCTGAGTTTAGGGTTAATTCTGAAGATTTTGAGGACTATCGAACAGCAGCAGGTTTTGCGAATTGGCTAGTTGATCAAAATCGACAATACCATGTATTCGACCAGGATCTATTAAGAATGGCTCTATCCCGATGTATATCAAGAGTTCCATACTAA
- a CDS encoding YolD-like family protein, whose amino-acid sequence MDPQEWELIDQALYHSMEDHAPVTLTLFDPFVDRQAHGIVMQVDRQLKRIKLRVSVDDWGWIDMSEIIAAIT is encoded by the coding sequence CTGGACCCGCAGGAATGGGAGCTCATCGATCAGGCGCTGTATCATTCAATGGAGGACCACGCCCCGGTCACGCTGACATTATTCGATCCGTTTGTTGATCGACAGGCCCACGGCATCGTGATGCAAGTGGATCGGCAGCTGAAGCGTATCAAGCTCAGAGTGTCAGTAGACGACTGGGGCTGGATCGACATGTCGGAGATTATTGCTGCAATTACATAA
- a CDS encoding NADH:flavin oxidoreductase, translated as MTLSKSAEVLFKPFEDGRLKLENRIVMAPMTRGFSPSGVPGPDVAGYYRRRAENGVGLIITEGTVINHPAAAADLGVPHFYGEEALQGWARVVREVHEAGGKIAPQIWHTGTAREREKFPESNADPIGPSGLSLTGEPVSEPLTVEEIHGLVQAYAQAAADAKRIGFDAVEIHGAHGYLIDQFFWNFTNKRTDKYGGDLVGRTRFAVEVIEAVRAAVGPDFPIIFRFSQWKPVDYGVKLAANPEELEHFLTPLSEAGVDIFHASTRRFWEPEFEGSDLNLAGWTQKLTGKPAITVGSVGLDSDFTSLFEEGKGGQTAGIDTLIERLERGEFDLVAVGRALLSDPAWAAKIRDDRTEAMQPFTREALATLS; from the coding sequence ATGACCCTATCCAAATCAGCAGAGGTTCTGTTCAAGCCATTTGAAGACGGACGGCTGAAGCTTGAAAATCGTATTGTCATGGCCCCAATGACCCGCGGCTTTTCGCCGTCAGGCGTTCCAGGTCCCGACGTGGCCGGATATTACCGGCGGAGGGCCGAAAACGGCGTCGGCCTCATCATCACTGAAGGAACAGTCATTAACCATCCGGCTGCGGCTGCTGATCTCGGCGTGCCGCATTTTTACGGGGAGGAAGCTCTGCAAGGATGGGCGCGTGTCGTCCGCGAAGTGCATGAAGCCGGCGGGAAAATCGCTCCGCAGATTTGGCATACCGGTACGGCCCGCGAGAGGGAGAAATTCCCGGAATCGAATGCCGACCCGATCGGGCCGTCTGGCCTCAGCCTGACTGGCGAACCGGTATCAGAGCCGTTGACGGTTGAGGAGATTCACGGTCTCGTGCAGGCATATGCCCAAGCCGCTGCCGATGCGAAGCGCATCGGCTTTGACGCGGTAGAGATACATGGCGCGCACGGCTACCTCATTGACCAGTTCTTCTGGAACTTCACCAACAAGCGTACGGATAAGTATGGTGGCGATCTCGTTGGCCGCACTCGATTCGCGGTGGAGGTTATCGAGGCGGTGCGAGCCGCGGTCGGCCCCGACTTTCCGATTATCTTCCGCTTCTCCCAATGGAAGCCGGTTGATTACGGCGTCAAACTGGCCGCAAATCCAGAGGAGCTGGAGCACTTCCTCACACCGCTGTCTGAGGCAGGCGTCGATATCTTTCATGCCTCCACGCGCCGATTCTGGGAGCCCGAGTTCGAGGGCTCAGACCTCAACCTGGCGGGCTGGACGCAGAAGCTGACAGGCAAGCCGGCTATTACCGTTGGTTCGGTCGGCCTGGACTCGGATTTCACCAGCCTGTTCGAGGAAGGCAAGGGCGGGCAGACTGCCGGCATCGACACTCTGATCGAGCGTCTGGAGCGCGGGGAGTTCGACCTCGTCGCCGTCGGTCGCGCGCTGCTGAGCGATCCGGCCTGGGCGGCCAAGATCCGCGACGATCGCACCGAAGCGATGCAGCCATTCACCCGGGAGGCTCTTGCCACACTGAGCTGA
- a CDS encoding ArsR/SmtB family transcription factor, producing MNNEDMLAVLKALSNETRLNILCWLREPEKMNENLPSLIKEEFPGGVCVGSIQEKSGLAQSVISSYLSSMQKAGLVESRRYGQWTYYRRNEEAIAAFLEDFEAGLQAKKK from the coding sequence ATGAATAATGAAGATATGCTTGCGGTGCTGAAGGCTCTGTCTAATGAAACCCGTCTCAATATCCTTTGCTGGCTGCGGGAGCCGGAAAAGATGAATGAGAATCTGCCGAGCCTCATTAAAGAAGAGTTCCCGGGCGGTGTCTGCGTGGGAAGCATTCAGGAAAAATCCGGTCTGGCGCAGTCGGTCATCTCCTCGTACCTGTCCTCTATGCAGAAGGCCGGATTGGTGGAGTCCCGCCGCTATGGTCAATGGACTTATTATAGACGCAATGAGGAGGCGATCGCCGCTTTTTTGGAGGACTTTGAGGCGGGACTGCAGGCCAAGAAGAAGTAG
- a CDS encoding transposase, translating to MEGLALLEGWARDGLTDELIAEKVGIGARTLYEWKVRYPQILQALKKGKEVVDRQVESALLRRALGYFYDEVTREGGVEVKRVTKEVQPDVTAAIFWLKNRCPDKWRDKQEIRHSGYLAVNNPYSGLITDELKKLINET from the coding sequence ATGGAAGGGTTGGCCCTCTTGGAAGGCTGGGCCCGCGATGGACTGACGGACGAGCTGATCGCGGAGAAGGTCGGCATAGGCGCTCGCACGCTGTATGAGTGGAAGGTCCGGTATCCGCAGATTTTGCAGGCCTTAAAAAAGGGCAAGGAAGTTGTAGACCGGCAGGTTGAGAGCGCGCTTCTGCGGCGGGCTCTCGGCTACTTCTACGATGAAGTGACCCGGGAAGGCGGCGTGGAGGTGAAGCGCGTCACGAAAGAGGTTCAGCCTGACGTAACGGCGGCGATCTTCTGGCTGAAGAATCGCTGCCCTGATAAGTGGAGGGACAAGCAAGAGATTCGCCATAGCGGTTATTTGGCCGTGAATAATCCGTATAGCGGCCTGATCACGGATGAGCTAAAGAAGCTGATTAACGAGACTTAA